A single genomic interval of Rhodopseudomonas palustris harbors:
- a CDS encoding sensor histidine kinase has protein sequence MTAFGKLIRTTAFRLTLVYLFLFGLFAASLVAYFAWTTRKLITDQITTTVDAEIAEINDIYGRRGLRGVVFTLENRALRPGANLYLVTTPAGQAVAGNVGALAPGVMSKNGWSETFYRRLDDQERSDHRALVRVTELSSGFRLLVGRDLEERRRLNKVVRSAAQWSVLIVVVLGLGGGVFAARRVLRRIDAMTGTTQRIMAGDLSGRLPVGRSGDELDRLAENLNAMLERIEALMSGMKEVSDNIAHDLKTPLTRLRNRAEEALARAANESDYRVALERTIEESDGLIRTFNALLMIARAEAGYASGDMTDFDAAEIARDIHELYEPLAEDNALTLQVEALAAPVRGNRELISQALANLVENAIKYGKPQPAAEADVPAATGTVQIEARRDGDQVLLSVTDHGIGIPEGDRKHAIERFVRLEASRTLPGSGLGLSLASAVARLHGGELRLADADPGLRATLAIPARTGEGQASATTLEPAPA, from the coding sequence GTGACCGCCTTCGGTAAACTGATCCGAACCACCGCGTTTCGGCTGACGCTGGTCTATCTGTTTCTGTTCGGTCTGTTCGCAGCCTCGCTGGTCGCGTACTTCGCCTGGACAACGCGCAAGCTGATCACCGATCAGATCACCACCACGGTCGATGCCGAGATTGCCGAGATCAACGACATCTACGGCCGACGCGGCTTGCGCGGCGTGGTGTTCACGCTGGAGAACCGCGCGCTGCGGCCGGGCGCCAATCTCTATCTGGTCACCACGCCGGCAGGGCAGGCAGTCGCCGGCAACGTCGGCGCGCTGGCGCCGGGGGTGATGAGCAAGAACGGCTGGAGCGAGACCTTCTATCGCCGCCTCGACGATCAGGAGCGTTCCGATCACCGCGCGCTGGTGCGCGTCACCGAGCTGTCGAGCGGGTTTCGCCTGCTCGTCGGTCGCGATCTCGAAGAGCGGAGACGGCTGAACAAAGTGGTGCGCTCGGCGGCGCAATGGTCGGTGCTGATCGTGGTCGTGCTCGGCCTCGGCGGCGGCGTGTTTGCGGCGCGCCGCGTGCTGCGGCGGATCGATGCGATGACCGGCACCACGCAGCGGATCATGGCGGGCGACCTGTCGGGCCGGTTGCCGGTCGGGCGCAGCGGCGACGAGCTCGACCGCCTGGCGGAAAATCTCAATGCGATGCTGGAGCGGATCGAAGCTCTGATGTCGGGCATGAAGGAAGTCTCCGACAACATCGCGCACGACCTCAAGACGCCGCTGACGCGGCTGCGCAACCGCGCCGAGGAGGCGCTGGCGCGCGCTGCCAATGAATCCGATTATCGCGTCGCGCTGGAGCGCACGATCGAGGAGTCCGACGGCCTGATCCGCACCTTCAACGCGCTGTTGATGATCGCTCGCGCCGAAGCCGGCTACGCCAGCGGCGACATGACCGATTTCGACGCCGCCGAGATTGCGCGCGACATCCACGAACTGTACGAGCCGCTCGCCGAAGACAACGCGCTCACCCTGCAGGTCGAGGCTCTGGCTGCGCCGGTCCGGGGCAATCGCGAATTGATCAGCCAGGCGCTCGCCAATCTGGTCGAGAACGCGATCAAATACGGCAAGCCGCAGCCGGCTGCCGAGGCTGACGTTCCTGCCGCCACCGGCACCGTCCAGATCGAGGCGCGGCGCGACGGCGATCAGGTGCTGCTCAGCGTCACCGACCACGGCATCGGCATTCCGGAAGGCGATCGCAAGCACGCGATCGAGCGCTTCGTTCGGCTCGAGGCCAGCCGCACGCTGCCGGGCTCCGGGCTCGGCCTCAGCCTCGCTTCGGCGGTGGCGCGGCTGCACGGTGGCGAACTGCGACTCGCCGACGCGGACCCGGGTTTGCGCGCCACGCTTGCAATTCCGGCCCGCACGGGCGAAGGACAGGCCTCCGCAACAACTCTCGAACCGGCGCCGGCATGA
- a CDS encoding bifunctional [glutamine synthetase] adenylyltransferase/[glutamine synthetase]-adenylyl-L-tyrosine phosphorylase translates to MIFSAITADLDNTALAARFGAGPRLYDPVLAAERWAGWLVDLAPEQADAIAALGNAFPDLQIALQSIAEASPYLFDLIRGDPVRLLRVLRGAPEQRLAKLLEDAETFVAAASAEDEVMAALRRLKAEAALLIALCDIGGIWPVMQVTQALTDLAGRSVQMALRFLLRLEAGRGRIVPPNPDCPEQGSGLIVLAMGKMGAGELNYSSDIDLIVFYELDAPTLAPDIEPQPFFVRVTQGLSRILQQRRGDGYVFRVDLRLRPDPASTPVALSTVSALDYYEREGRTWERAAMIKARPCAGDLVAGDALLSEIAPFVWRKHLDFAALSDVHDMKRQMQTYRGQTEIAVEGHNVKVGRGGIREIEFFAQTQQLIAGGRHPELRVRPTLEALEILAARNWITIQARDELTEAYLFLRKVEHRVQMIADEQTHALPDTVEAIERFSRFLGYDSRDSFARDLLGYLERVQGHYAKLFEGDPTGTAKLPPVDYGAGPEDTRLLDHLLSLGYKKPLMIATTLQQWMTGGYRVLKVETTQRAFREFVPALIEELARAEQPDDAVNAFDRLLQALHRGGRLISLLSQNRELLTLVALVLGAAPRLGDMLARQPQILDGLIDPRFFGAMPDQTELSARLAVTLADAGSYEEFLDRLRLFGQESLFLIGTRILSGTVPTQQAAVAFADVAEGIVGTVHGLVSEQFASTYGRVKGQQTAILAMGKLGSREMTASSDLDLILIYDFDDDQPDSDGERSLHGAQYFARFTQRLISAFTTRTNYGVLYDVDMRLRPSGRAGPVASRLDAFAAYQEQEAWTWEHLALTRARVISAAPEFRSRIEQVIRAVLTRPRDAAIIANDVAEMRRAIAQEKGEDDVWDLKYAAGGMVDIDFIAQYLQLVHAHEAADILHVNTLSALDNANRLGFLTQADAEVLRPAARLYQNLTQILRLCVSEKFNPDTAGDDLLRVMVRAGDAPDFSSLQARVKETQSDVRAIFNRLIGGEDA, encoded by the coding sequence ATGATTTTTTCCGCGATCACCGCGGACCTCGACAACACCGCTTTGGCCGCGCGCTTCGGCGCCGGACCGCGCCTGTACGATCCCGTACTGGCTGCGGAGCGTTGGGCTGGCTGGCTAGTCGATCTTGCGCCTGAACAGGCTGATGCGATCGCGGCCCTCGGCAACGCGTTTCCCGACCTGCAGATCGCACTGCAATCGATCGCCGAGGCTTCGCCGTATCTGTTCGATCTGATCCGCGGCGATCCGGTGCGGCTGCTGCGCGTTCTGCGCGGCGCTCCGGAACAGCGGCTCGCCAAGCTGCTCGAAGACGCCGAGACGTTCGTCGCTGCGGCGTCGGCCGAAGACGAGGTGATGGCGGCGCTGCGCCGGCTGAAGGCCGAGGCTGCGCTGCTGATCGCGCTGTGCGATATCGGCGGGATCTGGCCGGTGATGCAGGTGACGCAGGCGCTCACTGATCTCGCCGGCCGCTCGGTGCAGATGGCGCTGCGCTTCCTGCTGCGCCTGGAGGCCGGCCGCGGCCGGATCGTGCCGCCCAATCCCGATTGCCCGGAGCAGGGCTCCGGCCTGATCGTGCTGGCGATGGGCAAGATGGGTGCCGGCGAGCTGAACTACTCGAGCGACATCGACCTGATCGTATTCTACGAGCTCGATGCGCCGACGCTCGCGCCCGACATCGAACCGCAGCCGTTCTTTGTGCGCGTGACCCAGGGGCTCAGCCGGATCCTGCAGCAGCGGCGCGGCGACGGCTACGTGTTCCGCGTCGACCTGCGACTGCGGCCCGATCCGGCGTCGACGCCGGTGGCGCTCTCGACGGTGTCGGCGCTCGATTACTACGAACGCGAAGGCCGCACTTGGGAACGCGCCGCGATGATCAAGGCGCGGCCCTGCGCCGGAGATCTCGTCGCAGGCGACGCGCTGCTGTCGGAGATCGCCCCGTTCGTCTGGCGCAAGCATCTCGACTTCGCCGCGCTGTCCGACGTCCACGACATGAAGCGGCAGATGCAGACCTATCGCGGCCAGACCGAGATTGCTGTCGAGGGCCACAACGTCAAGGTCGGCCGCGGCGGCATCCGCGAGATCGAGTTCTTCGCCCAGACCCAGCAACTGATCGCCGGCGGCCGGCATCCGGAATTGCGGGTGCGGCCGACGCTCGAGGCGTTGGAAATCCTGGCGGCGCGCAACTGGATCACCATCCAGGCACGCGACGAGCTGACCGAAGCGTATCTGTTCCTGCGCAAGGTCGAGCACCGCGTGCAGATGATCGCCGACGAGCAGACCCACGCGCTGCCCGACACCGTCGAGGCGATCGAACGGTTTTCGCGTTTCCTCGGCTACGACAGCCGGGACTCGTTTGCGCGCGATCTGCTCGGCTATCTCGAACGGGTGCAGGGCCATTACGCCAAGCTGTTCGAGGGCGATCCGACCGGCACCGCCAAGCTGCCGCCGGTCGATTACGGCGCCGGTCCTGAAGACACGCGGCTGCTCGATCACCTGCTGTCGCTCGGCTACAAGAAGCCGCTGATGATCGCGACCACGCTGCAGCAGTGGATGACCGGCGGCTATCGCGTGCTCAAGGTCGAGACCACGCAGCGCGCATTCCGCGAATTCGTGCCGGCGCTGATCGAGGAGCTGGCGCGCGCCGAACAGCCGGACGACGCCGTCAATGCGTTCGATCGCCTGCTGCAGGCGCTGCATCGCGGCGGCCGGCTGATTTCGCTGCTGAGCCAGAACCGCGAACTCTTGACGCTGGTGGCGCTGGTGCTCGGCGCCGCGCCGCGGCTCGGCGACATGCTGGCACGGCAGCCGCAGATTCTCGACGGCCTGATCGACCCGCGGTTCTTCGGCGCCATGCCGGATCAAACCGAACTGTCGGCGCGGCTGGCCGTCACGCTGGCGGATGCGGGGTCGTACGAAGAGTTTCTCGATCGGCTGCGGCTGTTCGGACAGGAGAGCCTGTTCCTGATCGGCACGCGGATTCTGTCCGGCACGGTTCCGACCCAGCAGGCGGCGGTGGCATTCGCCGATGTCGCCGAAGGCATCGTCGGCACGGTGCATGGCCTGGTCAGCGAGCAGTTCGCCTCGACCTACGGCCGGGTCAAAGGACAGCAGACCGCGATCTTGGCGATGGGCAAGCTCGGCAGCCGCGAGATGACGGCGTCGTCCGATCTCGACCTGATCCTGATCTATGATTTCGACGACGATCAGCCCGACAGTGACGGCGAACGCTCGCTGCACGGTGCGCAATACTTCGCTCGGTTCACCCAGCGGCTGATCTCGGCGTTCACCACGCGGACCAATTACGGCGTGCTGTACGACGTCGACATGCGGCTCCGGCCGTCGGGCCGCGCCGGTCCGGTGGCGTCGCGGCTGGATGCGTTCGCCGCCTATCAGGAGCAGGAAGCCTGGACCTGGGAGCATCTGGCGCTGACCCGGGCGCGGGTGATCTCGGCCGCGCCGGAGTTTCGCAGCAGGATTGAGCAGGTGATCCGTGCGGTGCTGACGCGGCCGCGCGACGCGGCGATCATCGCCAACGACGTCGCCGAAATGCGCCGCGCGATCGCGCAGGAGAAGGGCGAGGACGACGTCTGGGATCTGAAATATGCAGCCGGCGGCATGGTCGATATCGACTTCATCGCGCAGTATCTGCAGCTCGTGCATGCGCACGAGGCGGCCGACATCCTGCACGTCAACACGCTGTCGGCTCTCGATAATGCCAACCGGCTCGGCTTCCTGACGCAGGCCGATGCCGAAGTGCTGCGGCCCGCAGCGCGGCTGTATCAGAACCTGACGCAGATCCTGCGGCTGTGCGTCAGCGAGAAGTTCAATCCGGACACCGCCGGCGACGATCTGTTGCGGGTGATGGTGCGCGCCGGCGACGCGCCGGACTTCTCGTCGTTGCAGGCGCGGGTGAAAGAGACCCAGTCCGACGTTCGCGCGATCTTCAACCGCCTGATCGGCGGCGAGGACGCTTAG
- a CDS encoding helix-turn-helix domain-containing protein: protein MASLPRLYYVTSGLDEANAFATWRAVISPLFEPRPCGPSRKTPTGSAYGIIIGDLVVAKVAFNAQDFVRDAQRIAVTPDHLLLHLYVSGGFNGEVTRQQTVIGPGKVALIDLACPISTRAFASNTMCLIVPRKLLAGLPLHALKPKLDPLRNDLLAAYIRSLQERSAQLTEADVATTVAETADFLRRLLAPSAETDLAPQRGADETILALTEALIRDNLALPELSPDWLAQQLDVSRASLYRLFAERGGVMRYVQERRLLAVQAALADPVETRRLSRLASDLGFKSEAHFSRSFRARFGITASAYRKAQLDASAAIQLTSPAVVQQWWTAVARDPFRQAV from the coding sequence ATGGCGTCCCTTCCCCGCCTTTATTACGTGACCTCCGGCCTCGACGAGGCCAACGCGTTCGCGACCTGGCGTGCGGTGATCTCGCCGCTGTTCGAGCCGCGCCCCTGCGGGCCGAGCCGGAAGACGCCGACCGGATCGGCCTACGGCATCATCATCGGCGACCTGGTGGTCGCCAAGGTCGCGTTCAACGCCCAGGATTTCGTCCGCGATGCCCAGCGCATCGCGGTGACGCCGGATCACCTGCTGCTGCACCTCTACGTGTCCGGCGGCTTCAACGGTGAAGTGACGCGGCAGCAGACCGTGATCGGCCCCGGCAAGGTGGCGCTGATCGATCTCGCCTGCCCGATCTCGACCCGGGCATTCGCGTCGAACACGATGTGCCTGATCGTGCCGCGCAAGCTGCTCGCGGGGCTGCCGCTGCACGCGCTCAAGCCGAAGCTCGATCCGCTGCGCAACGACCTGCTCGCCGCCTATATCCGTTCGCTGCAGGAGCGCAGCGCGCAGCTCACCGAGGCCGACGTGGCAACGACAGTAGCGGAGACCGCCGACTTTCTGCGTCGGCTGCTGGCGCCGTCCGCAGAAACCGACCTCGCCCCGCAACGCGGCGCCGACGAGACCATCCTGGCGCTGACCGAGGCGCTGATCCGCGACAATCTTGCGCTGCCGGAGCTGTCGCCTGACTGGCTGGCGCAGCAGCTCGACGTGTCGCGCGCCTCGCTCTACCGGCTGTTCGCCGAGCGCGGTGGGGTGATGCGTTACGTCCAGGAACGCCGGCTGCTCGCGGTGCAGGCGGCGCTCGCCGATCCGGTGGAGACGCGGCGGCTGTCACGCCTCGCCTCCGATCTCGGGTTCAAGAGCGAGGCGCATTTCAGCCGCTCGTTCCGCGCCCGGTTCGGCATCACCGCCAGCGCCTATCGCAAGGCGCAGCTCGATGCCTCGGCGGCGATCCAGCTCACCAGCCCGGCGGTGGTGCAGCAATGGTGGACCGCGGTGGCGCGCGATCCGTTCAGGCAGGCCGTCTGA